In one Streptomyces venezuelae genomic region, the following are encoded:
- a CDS encoding SRPBCC family protein encodes MSQVEESIEVDVPVRAAYNQWTQFETFPEFMQGVQRIEQRTDKLTHWVTKIDGVERTFDARITEQIPDERVAWTTVEGQAKQAGVVTFHRLDASRTKVMLQMHYDPDGLAETVGDKLGLVKRQVAGDLGRFKQFIEKRGGAETGAWRGEV; translated from the coding sequence GTGTCGCAAGTCGAAGAGTCCATCGAAGTCGACGTCCCGGTCCGCGCCGCGTACAACCAGTGGACCCAGTTCGAGACGTTCCCCGAGTTCATGCAAGGGGTGCAGCGGATCGAACAGCGCACCGACAAGCTCACCCACTGGGTGACGAAGATCGACGGCGTGGAGCGCACGTTCGACGCCAGGATCACCGAGCAGATCCCGGACGAGCGCGTCGCGTGGACCACGGTGGAGGGCCAGGCCAAGCAGGCCGGCGTCGTCACCTTCCACCGTCTGGACGCATCACGCACCAAGGTCATGCTCCAGATGCACTACGACCCCGACGGCCTCGCCGAGACGGTCGGCGACAAGCTCGGTCTCGTCAAACGACAGGTCGCCGGTGACCTGGGCCGCTTCAAGCAGTTCATCGAGAAGCGCGGCGGGGCGGAGACCGGCGCCTGGCGCGGCGAGGTGTGA